From the Equus asinus isolate D_3611 breed Donkey chromosome 9, EquAss-T2T_v2, whole genome shotgun sequence genome, the window TCAGCCAGGGGCCTCTAAAGAGAGCTACTGAGCTAAAGACAGGCTACCGAGTCAGAGTTTATCACGGTATAGGAAGAAATATTAGAACTTCCACTGGTATACTTTTTGATCACATTAGAAATTCTGATCATGTTTGTTTCACATCATATGGTGTTAGATATGAACGAGATATCAAAAATACAATATACTGCAAGTAAATGCTCAGGCTTTTTTCCTAATAAGGGTACACTACACAATCAGTACTATCCAGAGATTCCTGAtatagcatatagaaatgcttccTTCTGTGAGAATCCCAGTGATGCCAACATTCTTTGGCTGGTACATTGGTCACACGGTGACCCCTTATTCCCATCTCACCCTGGAATCATCAACTGCTTCTCTAATTTCTCCCAAGACTCTTGTTAACATAGCTATATTACCAAATGCTGTAGAATTCCTCTTCCGTGATAGCTCTTGGGGACAAAGTATTGATACCACCTTAGAAGATCACCAAGGTCATCAGGCTCCTTACAGTGTCATTATTGTTTTTTCTGACTATAGagataaaattctttaaaaaaaaaaaaatcagtacaaaAATGAATCAAGTAGAAAAGTCCCCAAAAACTCAGGCAAGAGTTGGTAATAAAAGCaggttttaggggctggcccggtggtgcagcggtgaagtgcgcacgttctaattcggtggcctggggttcaccagttcagatcctgggtgtggacatgggaccGTTCAGAaggccatgcagtggtaggcgtcccatatataaagcagaggaagatgggcacagatgtcaacccagggccagtcttcctcagcaaaaagaggaggaatggtggcagatgttagctcagggctagtcttcctcaaaaaaaaaaaaagaaaagcaggttttacattttgatgaagtTGTTTTGATATCAGCAAGTTTTGCAGAGAGAACCTGGATGTGGGATGAGGAGGGGGGAGGGATAGGGAGGACTCCCAGCCAGTTATCTTGAGCTAGAATGGACCACGACTGGGGCATGCACGGGAAATGGGGAGGTTGTGGGAGAAGCAGGCTTGGATCTGTGGGCGTGTTGGGCATGAGACTCTGGAACTCAGAAGGGAGGCGTGGGCTGAAGCCAGCTTCCTGATGAGGAGCAGAGCCATGGAGCAGATGCAGCACTGAGAGGTCAGGCAGGTGTGGTGAATGATCACTGGGACCAAGGCACTCAGAGAGGGAGCAGGACAACCAGGTTATTAAGGGGGGATCTGGTCAGAGCATccacagaaaaagtatttcaaGACCAAGAGTGCGGCcggccatggctgagtggttaaagttccacacactctgcttcagtggcctgggtttgcaggttcggatcctaggcgctgagctactccactcatcagccatgttgtggaggcatcccacatacaaaatagaggaagattggcacagatgttagctcggggcgaatcttcctcatcaaaaaaaaaagagagagagagagaccaagggGATGTTTGACTATGGCAAACACTGCTGAGAAAGCTAGGGGATGAGGATGGAGAAGTGGCCACTGGATGGACGTAGGGAGATGGAGGCTGCTGGTGGCCCTGGTGGAGGGTTCTGGAGTATGGTGGTGGCAGGAGCCTGGCCAGAGTGGGAAGTAAGAGCAGTGAGGGAATGACAGGAAAGGAGAGATGGGGATAGAGGTGGAGAAACCCACACTagtgggagatggggagggaggatTTGCTTCCAAAGATGGGAGAAGGTGAAAGATTCAATGCTGGTGGAGTCCTGGAGACGGAGAGGAGATGAAGAAAAGACATAGCCTCTGGAGCTGCAGGGTGTaggctggggggcagggaggagatgGAAGGAAAGGGCAGAGAATGGATGCAGACAGCTCTGCTGGCACAAAGTTGCAGGGTTCTGGTCTGAGGAGCAGCAGGTGAGGTTGTCTCCTAAGAGAACGGGGAGCCCTGAAGAAGGTGGAGCAGGGTGGAGACAGGTCGGGGTTGGGGAGCCCAGAATGTTGCTGGCTGGTGTCCTGCCATGTCTGGCTGCCGGGCACCTTCACGGGGCTCACTGCTCACTGCTACGGGATGGCTCCTGGTGGGCAGAGTAGCTCCTACAGGGTAAGACACTGCCAGGGGTGTGGCCTCCACCCAGGGGCAAGGGCACAGGCAGGGAGCTAAAGCCAAATGGGGTGGGAATGAAGAAAACAGGGGACAGAAGGGTGGTGACCCTGGGAGGGGACTGAACAGGGAAAGCAGGAGGCTGTGGTTAAGAAGGATTTGGGGACTTGGGGACCAGGGAGCAGTTGGAGGGGTGACTGGGCATGGGGCGTGGACAGTAACGGGTTGGGACTAAGGGTCCCAGAGATGGGAGACGTAGGGGTTGAGGAGCCAAAGTTCTGGAGGCCGAGGCTGCCCTGGACAAGGTGGGCTTTGGATGGAGGCCAAGGAGACCACGACCCAGGCACTGAGGACAGAGGAAATGAAGTGTGACCTACCGACAAAGTAGCAGGTGGCAAGTGTAGGAGAGACAGGACTTTCCTCTCCTTGGGAGAGCTGCGAAAATGAGGCCTTGGAGAGCTCTCCTCCATGTCTATCCCTGGgggctggtgtgtctgagagctgccCCCGCCCTCTCAGCCCCTCTAAGGCCAGGTCAGGCTCTCAAATAAACTCCCGGTAACCAGGTCCAGAGCCACAGGCAGCGAGGCCCTGTACAGCCCAAACTGCCAGCTCCGTTGCTAGGGGACACCAGCGGCGTGTGCCGGGCATCATCATCGGTGCTGCAATTTTTTTGTCAGCTGTGAATAACTCAAGGAGGCTGCAGCGGCCATGCCTTCCCGAGCTGCCTGCCTGGGCCAAGGCCCATGGCCGAAATTCTAGGAAAGCACATCTTCTGAGCTGACCATAAAATGAGATTCCATGCTGGTGGTGGCAGCATGACCCCAGCTCCGGCTTCTCTCAGCAAAACTCCTGCCTGGCCTTGGGGGACAAATCAATCAGGGAGGATGCGCTGTGATTCCTGGGCCCTCGTACTGGGCCTGCCCTTTCAGTCATCCATGGAGCCCATCGTCTGAGCAGCCCACCCTTCTAAGAGCCAGAGCAGCAACAAGAACTGCCATTAACCACAGAGGGCACTGTGCTCCCACCTTCTCTGTGACCCCAAGGTCGTTTCAGtccttattcccattttacagacagggaaactgaaactcagagaagcagaaactgaaactcagaaggCACAGAGCTGGGAAGTGCTGGAACTGTATGCAAACCCAGGTTACCCAAGGCCTCAAGCTCAACCCTGACCCTGCCTCCCCAGTGGATCCAGCCCAAGCTGGCCTGGTGCCCAGTCAGGGTCTGGACACTCTTGGCCGTTGGCACTGGGCCATGGTCGGAGTTGGGGACCACTGGCCACACCACCCATAGTCACGGGTCTTTGCAGAAAGCCTCCCCGTGGCACAGTTCTCAGCCCTGTCCGCTCACTCAAGTCACTAATGCGCGGCTGTGGAAGGCCCGGAGGCTGGGCCCAGAGGGGGTCAACCCGGCACATGGCTGTCTCTGACTCTCCCCTCTCAGCCTGCCAGAGCTCTGCACTCCCTCGCCTTGCTCTCAGCTGGCACCCGCCAGCCCAGCTCGGTGGCTGTTGGAGAAGCAGCATTTTGACAGGGCTCTCCTGAGCCCTAAGAAGCTGCACAGACTTCAAAGCCACCCTGCCTCATCTCCCTGGAGGAAGAGTGGGCTGGCTCACACCTGACTTTGCAAGGCTCTGTCCCCTGACCAGGAGGTCTGCGCAGCAGCTCTGGCTGCCAGGAACCCCAGAGCCTGCCTAGGCAGGCCCAGTGGCGTCCTTGCCCTTGACTGCCGTGGCCCCTGGCCCCACTGTACCAGCTGACCATGGGGTTGAGAGGTTGGAGGACTGATAAGGGGATGCTCTTGCCAAGGAAATGTACAACATAGAGAATAGCCAAAAACTCTTTCTGACAACCCCCTTCGACCATTCAGGTCCAAATTCAACTGAAATCCTGGAAAACACATTCCTCTGAGGCTCCTGTCACTTCATCCCTCTGagcccatttcctcctctgctcaTTAGGGCTGCGAGTATCTACTTCTTGTCTCTTTTTCCAGGATGATGATGAAGTAAGTGAGCCCGCCCCTGGTCCTCCCCACACAGCCTACCCAGGGCCAGAGAGTGGGGTGACCAGCACAGACTAGGGAGGTCAGATATTATGGGTTGTTTGGGAAACAGCAGGAGTAAAACAGGGTATTGGTCCTGGAGACCCCCGGGCTGGAAACTCAGGGACAGCCTGAGGACAACTCCGGATGCAGCGCTGGTCTCAGAAGGGTTTGTACCTCATGCTCCTACGACGTGAAGACAGGAGGCTGGGCTGCCCAGGAAGTGGTGGTTGCAATGTAGGTGGCTTTGCCCTCTGCCCTGGCTCCAGCCAGGGACGtctgctgcccccagccccacctctcccTTCTGACCTGGTGGCAGGCTGGCTGTCAGGCAGGCAGTAAGCTCCCTCCCAGGCCAACAGGATCATTTCCCCTTGCTGAGGCCTCAGAGCAGATGAGTGGGGTGAAGGAGACTGGTGAAGCTGGGGCCAGGCTGAGCCTCGACCTCACGTCCCCGCCCCCACCACAGTACAACACCTATCAAATTGTTCTACCCATGTTAAAGATTTGCCAACCGAGATGCATGTAAGAAAAGCAGCTGCCTCAGGTCACACAAAGCCCCTTTGATGCTTCCACCCAGGGCCGGTTCCTAACACAGCATGTGTGTCTGTACCCACGGACGGAAGACACTGTGACATGATCCCAAGTGCTCTGGAACCCCAGAACTGAATGTGCCAGAGGAGAGGCCAGAACCACACAGGGGTTCAGGGTACTGGATCAAGGACCCAGAACATCCTGCTTCATCCTTGGATGGACTCCAACTTGGGGATGGTACTTTATCAGAtggaggttgggggaggggaggcagaaaaGTCAAGTTTAAGGGCACACCCCACAGAAGGTGAGACTCCCTCACCTTTCTGGGGAGAGTAGGAGGGATTGGAGGCTTTGGGGGACTCTCACTGTCCCCCAACCTCCACAGCCCAGCCCCAAACCTTGGGGTCTATGCCCCCTCCTCATCTCACTCAGCCTCCACCTGTCTCCGAGCACAGAGCTAGAGTGTTCCAGTCAACCCACCCATCTGGGTCCTGTGATTCCTCCTCCGGGGTATTTGGAAGTTGCAGCCACAGCGGGACAGACCCTGCTTAAAATGCTTCTGCAGCTTCCACACTTTGGTCCACCCACCTAGCCCCATCCGTCCTTCCACTCCACAGGCGCTGTGTCTCCAGCCCACCCTCACGCCCCCGTGCCTCTGCTCATAGTGTTCCCTCTCATCAGCACTCCCGGGAGCCATGTTCATACCTGTCTTCTCTGCCCTGGCTCAGTACATGCTTGTTGGGCTGATTCATCTTGCTTGCGATTCCCAGTTCCTCCCCTGCCTCTAATTCAAAGCAGAAACTAATGTGTTGGGACCAGGCAGAGGCCATAAATAGGGCGAGAggccactagaagctggaagcCTGGGTTCTTGCCCCAGCTCTGGTGCCCTACAGCTTCATGACCCCGGCAGGGCCCCCATCCTTCACCAGGTCTGGGAAAAGGGCTGGGACGAGAGGGACTCCAAGACCCAAGAGCTGGACCCTCCCCTGTTCTACAAAATATCAGTTACCCCATCCTTTTCAAGACCTGGAGGTCCCCAGCCTCTTGGCCAGAGCTTAGTGTGAGTCCTGGTGAGCCGCGGCAGCTCCAGGGCAGTGTGTGCGGGATGGAAAGACCTCTTGGGATGCCCACTGGGCAGGCAGGCGGGTGGGCGGCAGGGGAACTCACCCTCTCCAAGTCCTGCCGCAGGTGTGTGAAGAGCTTCAGGCGGCGGTAGAGCACGTCCTGCTCCTGCTGGGCCAGGTTGTCCACCTCGTCGGTCTTGGGGGTCAGCAGTGGCTGGTTGGCATTGGCTTTCCTCTTCAGCTTCCAGTACTGATAGATGAAGTCGACCAGCGCCTCAGCCAGGTCCAGGCGCTCAGCCACCTCGGCTGGCTCCACCAGTTCGTAGAAGtcctcctccagctgctgcagCCGCTGCTTGCGTAGGGTCACCTTCTCCAGGTCCTCGCCGGCAGGGCTGGGCTCCACAGGCTCAGACGTGGGGTCACCCCGCGGGCCCCCATCACTGTGCTCCTGGCAGAATGACTTGAACTTGACCTCGTCGTTGTCGGCTAATATAGTCCGCATTTCTAGGCCATGGTCAAAGGCGCATGTGACGTGGAACGCTGTGACGCAAGCAGGCATGGAAcactggagggagaggaaggggagcgTCAGGCAGGAAGGGAGCCCTGGTGGGAGGGGGGAAGGATGTGGGGCTTCCTCTGGGGTTCAACTGAGAACGCAGGATGCTGCTGGGACCCTAAATAAAAAGGAACGAGCTCCCAACATCCTGCAGGGGGTATGGAGGGAGCCACGGCAGGTGGGAAGGGGGAGCTCTGAGGGagccagaaaggaaaggaggatcAGCACCACATACCCTGGGGAAGGCAACAATCCTGACTGGGCAACCCCTCTGGGGACAAGCTGTACTTCTGTGTGGGCAAAATGACTTTGGAATCAGAGGCATCAACAGAAAGAGACTGGTGATGGATCACTTCCTCCTCTACAATGTCATCTAAGATGGGAGTTGTCTTCTCCTTTGTCCTCTGGGAAGGGGGGACGGGAGCTGGaccccttccttcttctcttgcccAGGCAGCCACGGCCAACTCAGGGCCTACCCCTCCTCCCAACCTCAGATGGTGGTGTGGGCAGCTGATTAACTGTTTCTGCAATAACCCACCCAACTGTTAGTGACCATTTAAGCTGCACTCACAAGCCATTTTCTAAGTGTTATAAACAGATGGAGGCACATCAGGTGTTTGCGATGACAACTGTTCCtgaagagaggagggggagaaaagatgaccccccccgcctccccacctatagaccagcagcatcagcatcacctgggaacgtgcgagaaacacaaattctcagccccaccccagaccgaCTGAATCGGGGCTTCTGGGGGCAGGCCCAGCACTCTGTGGACAAGCCCTCCGGTAATACTCATGCACACAAGAATGCGGGAACCACTGCTATTGAGATACCAGTGCAGGCCTGCCCTGTTTTGGGAGggcctgttagctcaggtgaaggAAAAGTTTGATTCTCTCCTTCCCATGTGTCAAGTTTAATGTCAGAAGTGAGGTTCCTGTATTAATTAAGCCTGAAGACACCTGCTCTTGGGGAAGGCCAGCATCCTCAGCGCTGCAACGGCATGGTGAGTCTtggctccccaggccccaccctgtgCTTAGAGGAAGTGGGGATGGAGGAACGCCCCTGAGGTGGGGTTCTGACCCTGGTCCCAGTCCCAGGCCTCCGTGGCCCATCGGTGGCTCTGTCTGCAGCACCATAGGGACAGCTGCAGGGTGGTAGCAGCTGCCTGTTTTTCAGGGTGTCCCAGACGTGCCCCTCTATGCAGCTGGCCCCTGCATGGGCTCCCGGGCAACAGTGGGGTGAAGTGGCCATGTACCTGGATGCAGGTGCCCGTGCACTCCTTGCAGAGGCTGCAGGACAGAGCCCAGCGGTTGGCTGGGATATGCGAGATCTTGGTGATGGGCTCCATCTTCTCGGGGCACCCGATGCTGACCTGGGCGGGACACAGGGAGCTGCATCAGGTCTCTCGTCCTCAGCCTGCCTCCAGGGATTCCCCAAATGGGGGGCTGTCTGCTGAAACCAGGCGGCAGTAGATAGGGCAGTGGGAGAGCCCCTGAATCCCAAGTCCTTCCTGATTGTCCTAAGGTGACCAGTAGGTGAGTGTGTTAGTGTGTACTCACCTCTGACGAGACCTAAATTGTTTGTGACTGTGTGAGACAGTGCACATCAGTGCCTGTAAATGACTGAGTGAGTGTGTGTAAATATGACTGTGTGGCCCTCAAGACAGAggtgcttctgtgtgtgtgtgtacatgcatgtgcaGTGAGTACATGCAAGGTCCCCCTCTCTTCTGGACCTCAGACCTTTGTTAACAGCATCTTTGGAGTTCTTATTATaacttgtatttattttacttatcttttgGGGCTCTAAGAAATGGCCCAAAGCAGTACCTCCTCTTGAAGAGCCTCCAGGGCTTTCCTGGCTGATGGGGATGTGCCTGTTTAACCCTCCTATGGGGACAGGCCAACAACCACCATGCCCATGTCTCCTGGCACAGCCCACCCCTCAGCCCAGAGGCAGGCTACACTTGCCTCCCCACTGTCCCTGCCTGAGGATGGAAGAAGGGCCTCTGTCCAGGGGTCCTGAACCCAAGGGCTCCTGTGGCAGGGTCTCTGTTGGTTCTCTCTGTGCCTGCTGTGCCCAGCCCAGGGTGTACTCAGAGTTAGTCCAGACTTCCGGATGCTGATCAGGGAGCAAGTGACTTTGCTGACATGGTCACTATCATCACAGGAGCCTGCCATGTGGACCCCAGCAAGGACTTTCAGACTGGGAGCCCATGAAGGGAGGGCCACCTGCTGACAGGGCCGCCTATCTTGCTTCCGGGCACAGGCAGCGGTGGAGTGGGACCTCATTCTGGGTGAGGGCATGCAGAAGGACCAGGGCTGAAACTCTGGCCAACGTCAGCATCTCACATATCAGATACAACAGGATGGCCTTCTGGGAGCCCAGGGCCTCTAATACACTGTGGGCTCAGCCCGTTGCCCATGGTCCCTTCCCACCTAGACTTATACCCAGGCCCACCGCTCCATcccagccacagccacagcagCAGGCCCACTATCCAATTTTAATTAGGCTCACTGCCTGATTTCCTTTTAGGTCATTTGGCTTTTTGTTTGGAAAAGGTAGCTTGACTTTGGTTGGAACCACTGCCTAGATTTAGATGGCCCCACAACCTGCTTTCCCCTGTAGCCAGCTGCCTGAATTTTGTCCAGCTCTCAGACTACCACCCAGATCCTCCAGGGGCCCCCGATCCCATTTTCCCATGGAAACCACGACATGAGTTCTGCTCAAGTCCATAGGCAAAGTTCCTGTGGGCTGCTGTCCCAGGTTCTTCCAGCTTGACAGCTGAGACACCCTCATCTTACGTGGGCCCTTCACCTCCTTTTCCCAGGGCTCTGCTACCTCGTTCTGAGTCCCATGCAGACCCACTTCCCCACAGCTGTTCCCCAGGGCCGCCCCACCCGTCTGCCCACCTCAGGAATCCAGAGAGCGCAGCTGACGTGCACCCACTTGGTCCCACTTCTGGTGGGCTTCAGGGCTCCTCCTCGCTTAGGGCAGAGCAGGCACTTTGGCTGGACACCCAGGGCACACGTCCGGCACAGCCAGCTGCCCGTGGGCACCTTGAGGATCCCGTAGCAAGCCTGGGGAGAGAGCAGGGTGGTCACGAGTCAGAGGCACTGGCCAATCTGCATCTGGTCAGCAGTCAGCTGCAAATGGTCCCAGCCGCAGCCCGAGCTAAGAGCTGCAGAGCTACCTGCTACCAGGCTCTGGCAAGAAGAACTCGGGATGGATTATAATGCAAGGGCTCCTCGGAAGCTCTTTGCCTGCGTGTGCCTAAAATGTCACCGTTTCAGTCCTCTGTGAACAGGCTCAGGTTTGCCCTCTGCTGGGAGGACAGTCACTTTAGCCAGAGATTCCTAATCAGTGATGGACTTCAGAAGTGTCCGTGAACTCCCTCAAGTTGAATACAAATTTGGGTCTGTATACAGCCTGAAGACAAGGCCCAGCTTTCATCTCTATCCAGGGGATCAGTGAAGGCGGCTTACAGACCTAAGAGCTGCTGGGTATAAGGGATGTGATGAGTTGGGGGGTGTACTGCTCACCCACCTGTCAGCCAGGTGAAGCCCCTCTGTGCTCCCCAGGAGCCATTCCAGCAGCAACGGGTAAGGGGGAGACCTCAAGGTCAGGGCCAGAGTGGGTCCACCAGGTTCCAGTCAGGTCTTCTGCAAACAAGGCCCAGAGATGCCCAAGACCTAGAGCCTTGGGGCCCAAGATCAGGAGGGGGCTCTGCTCAGGCTGTATCTGGTTTATAATACCAGTAACGGGAGGAAAAACCTATAGCCCTCACTATACTGTTCTAAGCAAATAATTCATAGTTAAGTAACTTAATCCTTACAACTTACTTTtatttatagttgaggaaatagAGGTcaagagaggttaagaaacttgcccaaagtcacatagcttaTAAAGGGCAGAGCCATGATTTGAAACAAGGCAACTCGGCTCTTTGCTCTCAATCACCACACTGTGCAGGTCTCTTTCTAAGTTCAGGATGgtgagagcagaggaggaggggcaggtgggcagggcaTTGGGTGGGGAGGGTCTGAGAGAACAGAAAGACCATCCAATGGGCATTTACTCAAGTCTGGCTGACAGGGGCACCACGGGCACTCGCTATCACttcttcctgccctgccctccttctACAGGCCTGTGCCCACAGAGTTGCTACACTCCTACAGCCAGGATGACCAGCCCCAGGCAGGCGCCCGCCTGGGCAGTGTGTGAGTACAGTGTGGGTGAGGGCAATCAGGGCTGCCCACCTGGTGCACGCAGACGTTGCATTTGTCACAAAAGACCATCTCGTTGCCATCTTCACCCTCGGGAGAGCGGCACACGTCACAGACAACGTCCTCATCATACTCAatgcccagcccctcctgcgtCTCGATGGCGCGTGCCATATTCTGGTGGCACAGTgtctccagctcctccagcacACGCTCTAGCGTCAGCTCGTCCAGCTCTGGCCTCTCTGTGAGGATGGCAGGGGGTGGTGTTAGGAGCCCAGCCTTTCAGGGCAGATGTATGGGAAGGTTTCCACTCATCGCTGTGCGACCTGGGAAAATGCATCTACTGTCTTGGGCCTCAGCTCCATCATCTGAAAATGGAATGAGCTGGACCATCCAATCTCAAAGGCCCCTAGAGCCTGCTGTGTTTGACTTTAGACAGCATGCTTGCGACcccacacacatgtatacatgcaGATAGCATGAAAGTGTCTCTGGGATGAGGCTGGCTCCACGGGGAATCCACTGCTTCAGCTGCATATGTAGAGGGGCCCCTGAAGGTGGCTGAATATGGCAGAGCTGGCCCTTCTTTCGGGACATGTGAGTGGGCTCCAGCCAGGAGGCCCATACCAGCTGACTGTGGCCCCATTTGTCATCCACGACCACTTGTGTGCTCActtaattttcagagttcttgGGAGTATTGTACTAAGTGTGACTGTTACAGGAAGAGTATGTGCTATTACTGCCCTCACCTGACAGCTAGAGAAACTGAGCTGTACAGAGACACCAAATCACTTCTCCACTCAGCAGTGTAGCAGGGACTTTCCCCCACATCTGTGATGGCCACTGCCCTTCTGAGGTGAAGATGCTGGGGTCCAGAAGAAAACCCTCCCTGGCCCAACCCCGCCCCATTCTCAGCCTGGTAGGTCACCTACCCATCTCCTTGAGCTCCAAGTTGATGAGTTCCAGCCAGTAGGCGTCAATCTCGTCCAGGTCATAGCGGCTGCCCCCTGGCCAATCAGGCTGGGAGCCCTCGCCAAGTTCGGAGCTGCTAGGGGACACCTGGGGAGGGGGGCCTTCCAACTGTGGGAGGATCCTAGGAAACCAAGAGGGGGTGTCATGAGGGGAAGGGCCCTCAGTCTGCCACCCTCATGGGTCTGGAGGCCTCCAGGGAGCTGGCCAGCCCAGCTGAGGAGCTGGTGGGCAAGTAAGGTGTGAGACCTGGATGCCACGCAGAGCCCACCTCCTTCCATTCCTTCCTTACACTTTCTCCTCCCACCTGCCCACCCTGCAGAGACTGGAGGAAGCATTCCAAGTGCTGTCCTGGGCAATGCTGGGTACCAGCCACTTTGGGACAGGTGGGCCGAGCCAGCTGGGCTCCAGGTCCTTCAGCATACCCCTTGAGGCCAGGGTTGTCCCCATGCCCTATAAGCCCTAGCCCCTCCTTCATCAACAGCCTCAGGGGAACTGAGGCCAGGTCtcctctggggtggggaggagccctACCCAGCTATGCTGTTACAGCCCCGGGTGGCCCTTTCCAGATAAAAGGTCTAGGGCCACAGAGGACACAGTGTTGCCCATACACCTTGTCCTTCCCCTGATACGACATTACCTGAGCAGTGAGTCTTCTCCCTGTAGTGTCCAGCCCACCCCTCAAGATGGAGGCCTCCTCCCCTGGCTTACAAAGGTGTATCTATGACAGTCCCAGGTCACATTCCAGGTCAGCCCTCCCTCGGGccatctctctgcctctgagGCAGCTTGGAAGGGCCCTGGCTGCAGAGCATGGACTCCAAGCCCCGCTCCACCACTTaatgtgtgactctgggcaagccacttaacttctctgtgccccagtgaGCTCATTCAAAAACTGGGCTGATcataacagtacctaccttgCATGGctggtgtgaggattaagtggATGAATACAGgcaaagctcttagaacagtgccctgCATACAGTAAGCACTCTAGGTATATGTATTTTAAGATCTCTGGATCTCACTTTGTTCCTTCTGAAATGGAATACCAGGGCCTTTTGCTTTGGGAGAGCAATTTCCCCTCTTGGCTCAGATGTGTACTGCCCCTCAGTTCCTGATGCCAGTTCAAAATGCCAGCTCTTCCCACCCCCCACTGGTTGCCATGGTAATTGCTGTGGAGCCTGGCCTCTGTGTGGCCAGgccagccagggctgggaggccCCTCACTTGCCTGAGAGGCCTCCTGGGGTCGGAGacagggctgccaggggctgtgACTCAGTGcagactggggaggggagggcagggccccgGATGGCACAAAGACATGGCTGAGCTATGGGGAGGGCTCCTGGGCTCCAGGAAATGCCTCGGTGTCAggaagaggggcaggaaggaTGAAGGAGACAGGGAGGCAGAATGGCCTCCAGACCAGGAAGGAGGCCTAGAGGAGGTTGGGGgcaaggagaaagggaaagggcTTGGTGCCACCTTTTCCCACACAAGAGGCCCAGATTAAGGAAGGCCTTAGGTAATGATAATGGCGTGACACTCCCCTCGCCCCATACAGGTCATTCCAAATAGAAGCAATATTAATACTCTCAGTCCTACAAAATTCTGCCTTTCCTTATGAAGCTCTTATTTGaattcatacatttttttaaacacagactGTAATTATGTCGTGATCCTGATTATGCCCTAGCATATGCTTAATGTTTTAGATAAACCTCATCCAAATGCCAACCACCTACTGGCATAACTACCCACATCTGTGTGCTCAGCCAGCTGCCACCTGGCCAGACCTCTTAGGAGCAAGATCATGTTCCTTTCTCTGGGATGCTGGGGTTAAGGGGCTCACACCAGAAAAGGCA encodes:
- the JADE2 gene encoding E3 ubiquitin-protein ligase Jade-2 isoform X5; translated protein: MKIPDSYQLSPDDYYILADPWRQEWEKGVQVPAGAEAIPEPVVRILPQLEGPPPQVSPSSSELGEGSQPDWPGGSRYDLDEIDAYWLELINLELKEMERPELDELTLERVLEELETLCHQNMARAIETQEGLGIEYDEDVVCDVCRSPEGEDGNEMVFCDKCNVCVHQACYGILKVPTGSWLCRTCALGVQPKCLLCPKRGGALKPTRSGTKWVHVSCALWIPEVSIGCPEKMEPITKISHIPANRWALSCSLCKECTGTCIQCSMPACVTAFHVTCAFDHGLEMRTILADNDEVKFKSFCQEHSDGGPRGDPTSEPVEPSPAGEDLEKVTLRKQRLQQLEEDFYELVEPAEVAERLDLAEALVDFIYQYWKLKRKANANQPLLTPKTDEVDNLAQQEQDVLYRRLKLFTHLRQDLERVRNLCYMVTRRERTKHAICKLQEQIFHLQMKLIEQDLCRGLSTSFPIDGTFFNSWLAQSVQITAENMAMSEWSLNNGHREDPAPGLLSEELLQDEETLLSFMRDPSLRPSDPARKARGRTRLPAKKKPPQDGPGSRTTPDKPQKKPWGQDAGSGKGGQGTPARKPPRRTPSHLPSSPTAGDCPVPAAPDSPPPLAPETPDEAAPMAADLNVQVPGPTASPKASSRLRLPRESKGTRRSPGARPDAGTGPPSAVAERPKVSLHFDTETDGYFSDGEMSDSDVEAEDSGVQRGPREAGTEEVVRMGVLAS